Part of the Pieris napi chromosome 23, ilPieNapi1.2, whole genome shotgun sequence genome is shown below.
gtgcatTGGCAAgctttatcaataaaaaaaaaacaattagaaTAGAaagaaatgtaatattaacattattatgcTATAATGATGCTCATACTCGAATTCACATttcaagttatattattataattaaaaaaataagtgctGCTGCTGATAGTACATtagacataaatattttttttatttgcaggTTCCTCAGGAATCCTACAGAACTTAAGAACATCAAAAACATATCTTTACTACGTCAACAAATGAGTCCGACACGTGTGGCGCAACAACAGCAGCCACAACCGCAGTCTGTGGTAAAGGCTGAAATGAAGGAAGAACGTTGTGATGACGACCATGTCGAAGAAGATATGCCCACAGATCTGAGTATGAGCGCAACTGAACCTTGGCGGAAACGGCCGCGGTCCGACCCGGCGCCTGTCATCCCATCACATGACAAACATTATATTAGTACCTTGATTGGCGATAATATGATGATGAAACAAGAATCTGATTACAGCTCAGAATACTACGcgcttaatttaaaaagtgaaaaatgcGAACAATgacttttaacaaaaaaattgacatGATGTGAAGTGATTATAAAGTGAAACAACTCCACCCCATATATTTCTAGTCAAATTTCTCTCGGTACAGTTAATTTCAGTCTTCCCATTATACATTTGCAAATGTTCATAAAATTAACTGAGAGTGCTTTGACAGATATTATACGGAACGGAGTAAAACAGGGTATGGACCTTAAGTAATGCCTTTGTGCCACGTGATTTTTATCTGATAGTgtcaattacatattttatatttaggtgTAATTTAGTTAGAAAAAGGGGACAGAGattatttgtgttatttcataGAGACTTTGAATATATGTGCAATGGACCATATATGTGCTGCAGACTGATTTCTGGCAGTTACACATGAAACAATATTGCCAAAAGAGTTACGTCTAGTATAGCGTATAATCACAGTTTGTACGCGTAAtgcattttgtttatttaataaggtattaatattgtcattaaaagtaagagtaaatatattcttcctaaagtagaaataaataggtctaacaaatattaaaatatatcatacaCATGTTGTGTCTTCCATTGGTTCTTTTAGGCGAACTTCATAATTGTAGTGTGTgaaatctgtttcattaaaTCTACCACAGATatagaaaatgtttatatttacataaaaatattatagggaCAATAAATTGACAACATAATGCCTTGAAACCAATCTAAAATTCCTCTGTGATAAAGTTGTAAAGTGGTAGACATAGTATATGCTAGGCTTTACTCAATTATTTCCAGCTACAATTTTCTGTGATCTCTTATCaatataggtaaatattgtCATAGAgactaaaattattgtttgtaaatagtattgtaaattataagttaGGGTAACCGGAGAGAACTAAAGAGTGTATGATGTATGGTTTGTCAAACAAAATATGGAGCTTTATCAAAGTACCTAGGTATTAATAAGTATGATTACAATTGagtttgtatttttacatttatttctatgtggCATGCATGCCGAACTTCCAACTTGTAAagagtataaatataatgtttcaagaaaaaacattgtgttaaatttgttaaaaataaaaatgaatgagTCTGAAAATACCCTCTTTTTTCCCAGTTCCATTCCTTTCACTATGTTTgaagaatatataataataataatctattcattttttctcataaaaacttagtacataaacaagtgacagttatatactattataaataaataattgtcttcTATTTAGGGAAAatgctagtaataataaatagtactaaagtattatttattgacttCTTTCGATTGACGCAAAGTGACACTTCTTTTTTACTACTTTTAACCAAGTACTGAAACAACAAATAACTTTTTCTTAAAGATTAATTAAGAGAAATAATTTCCGATCTTACCTAACCTATAATATACTGTTTAGTGGGATATTGTAGCTCATGAGCATCTGTCACTTTATTGTAAGTACTTACAGTGGTCCTAATAAATATCATTGTCCAAATTGCGATGATATATGCAAAAGGGAACTAAATTGATACGTATTTATTATGTACGCATATATTGATGTCAAAAAAGCAAATACCAATATAccccttataaaaatattatagcaaTCTAGAGTATCGGCATAATATcgagattttattaaagttgtCTTGGCCTTGAGTCACAAGTAGTTTGGTATACCAACTTCATTTCCCATATAGCAAATTGCTGACTTCATTTTATGCCTTATATAAAGTACTTAGCAAATAATACATCTCCTGTGAAGAATAGTATTGCTATTTCTGTTCCAACTTCCAAGTTTATACGACATACAAATCTAGTCACTTAGATGGGAAATGGAatagattataattttctttatagacAACAGACGAGAGAGGTGATCAGCACTGAGATTCTAACTCATACTGTTACTCTTTTAGGAACTAGAGGCCCGACCAGGTTTCGCACGGgtggtaatttattttttaaacattttttgtagatatagatatgttctttaatattgtggaacatttttttgtaggcgttttttgaagtgaaacttctttaggcgcatgagggtaaaattaaCGGATgaaatgcaataataataatattagcgacACAAGATGTGCAGCGATTTTGGGGAGGggaaagggagagagcgaattaggtaccttatagaaattctatttttaaaatttcgtaaagcgagcgttcaagtattatgtaacgaatttgggTGATTCCTCTTGttaaacgttacgatgcggggcgggaaTTGAATTACccgttatttatttttaatattattttcgacgtTCCGGTACTTTACACGACaaaatggtaacttttaagtataaagagtcacccacgaaacgttttactattgagtACTAGTTGAGAGTAgaagaaaaacgttacggcgcgttacatgaaGATTGGGGGCCAAAAATTTcatgacgtaatacttgaacgatcccaaagagaatttatgaaatattagtattttatgcaaaataatttattgaaatctcaaatgatgaattataaattaaaatgccacgtgtttttattatttaaaaaaaatataatttgtattatttttcgacacttactatttttatgccaattaaattcctaacatatcttcctttttccctcactctaagtctcggaaatctaaagttttatatttgtataaatatgaataagacttaaaaattactttgccaaagaagtttaactTCTGACAtttgtactttgtacacactGACTTCTTCTGATTCTAGTGTTAGTAGGGATGCTCatttttttcttgcaattaaaatagcctatattaataagcgataatgtagcattcaaaaggtgaaagaatttttaaaatcagtccacgactttttgaggcaatttgttacaaacaaatctttcctctttataataactagcgacccgccccggcttcgcacgggtatTAAATATACAGCCTACGTCACACactgaaaaaatgattaaaatcgATCCAGTAGtttgatattttgattaatcttgtagggttcagcctgcgtttgcaatgtaagcgaaaaaaatgtaattatttacgacatcacatcagaaacctcaaaaatacatataaaccttcctcttcaatcactctatatattaaaaaaaaaccgcattaaaatccgttgcgtagttttaaagatttaagcatacatagggacagagaaagcgactttgtttcaTACTACATAGTGATATAGACAGAAACAAAGACCCTTGGGTTTGGTACATTGAATGCAACAAGGTGCCTTAGAAATTGTTGGCTAAAGATTGCTTTGAGGACatttagaaaattttaaaaaataatctacgACAacaataagttaatatttgaGGTGACAAAAACATTATTAGGTGTTTCACAGTAATCTgaagcttttatttttaataagtcaaAATCCTATAATAATTGCAGCTTaagttctatttatttaacatcactaaatacttcaaaaatatttatacttttgaTATCTTAAGTTTTTCCACTTTGAGGTTGGAAAAATATGATATCATCCGCTATTACTGTTGATGCTGATCTAACTTGACCATcatctaatttaatttctcCATATGACAATTTACCAGTTACATACACTCTTTGAccttttttaagaaatttgtaTACCGTATCTCTTAATCCTGGTCTAAAAACACTGATTCTGTGCCAGTCTGTCTTTTGCAAAACATCACCAGATTCATATTTGTAGCTGAAATGAGTTGCAAGAGGAAAGTTTATTACAGGATGCTCTTCAGTGCCTCTTTTCTGTGGATCAGCACCAACTCGGCCAAGAAGCGTAACTTGATTTAAAGctaaaaaacaatgaattaaGCTATAGaccaaactttatttatttaattgtatatctttataataatttttagttttcaaTTTCAAGTTAGCTACGGTAATTAGTAAGCATTGCAAGCAACCCCATAATATGTGTAACCCAGTGTACTTTCATAAATTCgccaatattgtttttaataaaatttaatattttaaagccaATGAATAACACTGCATAAAAGTAtcttaactattattaatcCCCCACCAAAGGTTATTTGCATCAATTGTACTCTTAAACCTACATTCATACATAATAGGTTACATTTTAAGCGTTTTGCTGCAAACGAAGACGCGGTTATCATCGCGGTTAAATGCAATAAAGAGATACTTACTTTTTTCAGATACTTGTGAATCATAGTTACCAGTTGTGGTATGTAAACTACTTTTAGCCAAAAGCGGTCGAACGCCATTTCTCACCTTTAAAATACcaaagataatttttaatatataaccaaaacttttaatgtgatgtatttaatgttataaactTACTAATCTGCTTAAATTTCCCTGCATAACtgctaaaaattaattgaggTGTACTTAAACTGAGCTGAGCTTAtgatttagatttaattattcttatttaaaagaattacGGACTCAAAGAGTCAAGAGATGGAATAATGAAAatcttaaatacataataaacataaccTTAAATCTCAAAGATTATGTAGcctacataaatattaaacagagAGGGCCGCCGGCCGGCTGAAGTATTTTTGActatactattttaaatatagttctACAATCTACCGTAATCTCATAGCAAATAgggaaaattataatttgttgtgGGTAATACTGGGGAAATTGGATGAAATGATCTTGatactgt
Proteins encoded:
- the LOC125061283 gene encoding single-stranded DNA-binding protein, mitochondrial; this translates as MQGNLSRLVRNGVRPLLAKSSLHTTTGNYDSQVSEKTLNQVTLLGRVGADPQKRGTEEHPVINFPLATHFSYKYESGDVLQKTDWHRISVFRPGLRDTVYKFLKKGQRVYVTGKLSYGEIKLDDGQVRSASTVIADDIIFFQPQSGKT